The nucleotide window GACGTTGATTGAAGTGGGAAATGAGACAAGAAGTGAAGCTACAATTCCTGAGATGATTGCATCTAAGGACCGCAGTGTTGTAACAAGCTTGGCAGATGCGGCGGGATTGCACTTAGAGCATGTAGAATTTTAATCATAACAAAAGCCTCCCTTTACGAAGGGGGGCTTTTGTTATTTCAGTTCTTTAAAAAACATTTCAGCGAAATGCTCGACAATCTCCTCTTCCGAATAACCACGTTCTTGAAAAACTCGTATTAAAATAGGATTTAGGCACCAGGCTGTAATCAAACTTTGGGCGAACGGATCTTGCGTTGTATGTTCTGCAAATATCGGCGCGATCATAGACTGAAGCACGAGAAACGGAGGGGGAACTTGTCCAATATGCTCTGGATGCATTGATTTTAAATCCATTTGAGAGCTCATCACTTCAAACCAACCTTTATGCTTAGCGTTCATAGTGATGAGCGCTCCTATAATGAATTTTCCTTTTACATATCCTGATGCATCCGCATTTTCTTTCATGTAATCCATCACATTGCTGTGCAATTCTTCAAAGTCAGTTCGTAACATGGCGAAGCACAGCTCCGCTTTATTTGCAAATCGGCGATATAAAGTTCCTTGTCCGATCTCCAGTTCCTGTGCAATCATATGCATACTGACCGCTTCAATACCGTGCTCGGCAAATAGCCTTTTAGCAGTGTCAATAATTGCCTCTGTCATTTCTTGCTTTTTACGTTCTCTCGACACATAGATACCTCCTTACATACAGGAATGCTAGGTAGTTATACCTAGCATTCCAATTATAGCAATGATTATCTATGAAAAGCACCTGCTGTTTTATTCGTAGCGCAACGATTCCATTGGGTCCAGCTTAGCAGCTTTTGTAGCCGGAAGCATCGCTGCAAGAATGCTGATGACCACACTAATTAAAATACCGACCAGCATGTAAAATGGACTTATATGAATAAGCTTTGCGTCAAATATTTGGTGCATTACGTTGTTGCCCAGCGCACCGATACCTGCGGCGATAAGAACCCCGATGACGCCGCTTGTAAGTCCCAAAACAGTTGCTTCTGCAAAAAAGATACGTTTGATATCTTTTCGTCTTGCACCGACCGCGCGCAGGATACCGATTTCTTTTGTACGTTCAACCACGCTGATATACAATACAACGATGGTCATGATTGCGGACACTAGAAGAGAAATACCCGCCACGCTAGCTAATACATAGGTGGCAATATTTAAGTAGTTCGTAACCTGACTTAAAATATTTCCTACTCCTGTTCCTGTAAAGCCTGCTTTCTCTAGGTCAGCTGTTACGGCATCTACATGCTTTTGATCTTCTACCATGATGTCAAGCTGCGTCGCCTGCAGTGTCATGCTTTTGTCGCTATACATATCTTCAAGCGTTTTATATGTCGTGTAGGCAAGGTCTTGATTCATCGCTCCTTTAATAATTCCGGAAACCTTCATTTCCTTTGACAGGATAATCGGTCGTTTTTTTTCATCCGTTGTGTTCACATAAAATTCGACCGTACTGCCGACTAGTTTGTTAGGAGAATCGGTAATCTTTTTAGCAGCCGTATCCGACAATAGAATTTCATTGTCCTTTGGTAAAGACCCGCTTGTCACATCACTTTTTACAACACTGTCGTTCATCGTTTGAAATTGAACAATGCTCACGGATGTATCTTGATAGTTGACGGAGCTCCCCATCGTTAGTGTAAATACTTTGTCTGCGCTTTTTACGTATTTTAGCTCTTTTACTTCATCAAGGTCAGAATCCGTTAATGGAACGGTTTGTTGTGCTGGATTCGGTAATGGACTTTGTGCTTTATCGGTTCTTCCTTCAGGTGCTTTTGTCACCTGAATCAAATTGGGATTGAGATTGGCATTTATTTCTTTATTAATATAGTTAGTAACTCCACTTCCAAGACCGAGCATCAAAATGACGCTTAATATGCCAATTGCGCCACCAAATGAAACCAAGGCATTACGCTTCAGATTCAAACTTACATTTTTGGTTGCCATCTTCATGGCGGCACCAAAGCCAAGATTTTTCGGCTTAGCCATCTTTTTGGAGCGACTTCCCGTATAGAACGCCCTTAATTCTTCATCCTTCACAATTTTCCCATCATCCATCGTAATGATACGTGTTCCATAATCCGCAACCTTTTGGGAGTGGGTGACCGTAATGACAAGCTTTCCTTTTGCGGCAATCTGATCAAGCAATTGCATAATCTGTTCGCTGTTCTTTTTATCCAATGCTCCTGTAGGCTCGTCCGCTAAAATGATATCGGGATCATTAGATAAAGCCCTTGCGATTGCAACCCGTTGTTTTTGTCCCCCTGATAGTTGATTCGGCTTTTTGTTTAAATGATTGCCAAGACCCAATTCTGTTAAAATTTCAGTGGCCTTTTTGGTTCTTTCCAATTTATTCATACTCGTAAGCTGCATAGTCATTAAGACATTGTCTAACACAGATAAGTGAGAGATGAGATTGAAACTTTGAAAAATAAATCCAATTTTTAATTTACGATAAGCATCCAGTTCTTTTTCTGTCATATCACGAAGGTCTTTTCCTTCTATAGCAACACTGCCTTCAAAATCGCGATCCATACCGCCGATAATGTTCATTAGCGTAGATTTTCCGCTTCCAGATTCTCCTAAGATTGACACGAACTCTCCTTTTTCAAACGATACATTTATACCGTGCAAAACCTGTACTTTATCTTTATTACCAAGGCGGTATGATTTTGTAATATTGGAGACTTGGATATAGCTCATGACGTGTTCCTCCCTGTTTTTACGTACTTTAAAGATAGGATCCGTATCAATAGAGTACGTATATTTCTAAAAACGGACAACTGTCCGTTTTCTTGATGTTAGCACTCAAATATAGTGGTGTCAATAGATTTTATATGTCCTTTACCATGTATAAATAAATGGTATTGACAAAAAAGGACGCTTTTTCATATAATAACTTCAACATCATAAGACCGAAGGATTTGGGGAAGCAATTGACAAGAAAATCTGCTTTAGCATTTTGCACTGCATGCAGGGCAAAGTGAAAAAGCAGCTTGTTGTACGATTGGGTCCACTGTAAATCGGTATGTTCTTTTTGGGTATAGTACCAAAGAGAATATACCGATTTTTTTTATATGTTGGAGGTGGAATCATGACTAAGGGCGAGATGGAAAATACACTGAGTAAAGCGCTCACGCAAT belongs to Ectobacillus sp. JY-23 and includes:
- a CDS encoding ATP-binding cassette domain-containing protein; the encoded protein is MSYIQVSNITKSYRLGNKDKVQVLHGINVSFEKGEFVSILGESGSGKSTLMNIIGGMDRDFEGSVAIEGKDLRDMTEKELDAYRKLKIGFIFQSFNLISHLSVLDNVLMTMQLTSMNKLERTKKATEILTELGLGNHLNKKPNQLSGGQKQRVAIARALSNDPDIILADEPTGALDKKNSEQIMQLLDQIAAKGKLVITVTHSQKVADYGTRIITMDDGKIVKDEELRAFYTGSRSKKMAKPKNLGFGAAMKMATKNVSLNLKRNALVSFGGAIGILSVILMLGLGSGVTNYINKEINANLNPNLIQVTKAPEGRTDKAQSPLPNPAQQTVPLTDSDLDEVKELKYVKSADKVFTLTMGSSVNYQDTSVSIVQFQTMNDSVVKSDVTSGSLPKDNEILLSDTAAKKITDSPNKLVGSTVEFYVNTTDEKKRPIILSKEMKVSGIIKGAMNQDLAYTTYKTLEDMYSDKSMTLQATQLDIMVEDQKHVDAVTADLEKAGFTGTGVGNILSQVTNYLNIATYVLASVAGISLLVSAIMTIVVLYISVVERTKEIGILRAVGARRKDIKRIFFAEATVLGLTSGVIGVLIAAGIGALGNNVMHQIFDAKLIHISPFYMLVGILISVVISILAAMLPATKAAKLDPMESLRYE
- a CDS encoding TetR/AcrR family transcriptional regulator; this translates as MSRERKKQEMTEAIIDTAKRLFAEHGIEAVSMHMIAQELEIGQGTLYRRFANKAELCFAMLRTDFEELHSNVMDYMKENADASGYVKGKFIIGALITMNAKHKGWFEVMSSQMDLKSMHPEHIGQVPPPFLVLQSMIAPIFAEHTTQDPFAQSLITAWCLNPILIRVFQERGYSEEEIVEHFAEMFFKELK